The sequence CGCGTCGATCGACTTCGCGGGTCTGCTGGCGGTTAAGTACAGTTGGCGGCATGGTACGGCAGGGTACAATAGATGCCGATGGGGAAACAAGACCCTCTGATCGGTTTTGAGAAACAGAACCGGCAATGCATTGAGCCTAGGGTGGGACCAGCGAGCTTGCGAGCGCCGGCCCACCGTTAGCGACGTCACTTGTGGTGGGCCGGCGCTCGCAAGCTCGCTGGTCCCACCCTGCGTCGAATACCGAAGTTGTTTGTCAAAACCGATCAGAGCCGAAACGAATCTTTTCAGCACCGACCATGCCACTCTACGAATATCAGTGCGACGCTTGCGGCGATGAGTTTGAGCTTCTCGTGCGATCGGGCGACAAGCCTGAGTGTCCAAGTTGCCGCAGCCCCCGGCTGGCCAAGCGGCTGAGCGTTCCGGCGGCCCCGGTAACTTCCGGCACCAATTTGCCGATGGCCGATGCTCCCTTCATGGGTTGCGGCAAGCCCGGCTGCGGCCCCGGCGGTTGCGGCATGGGCAACTGAGTCGCGCATGCGGATCGCTTGCTTCGGCGGAATCTACAGCAACTACCTGGCGCTGGAAGCGGCCATTCGGCTCGCCCAACGGCGCGGCGTCGACGCCCTCTATTGCTTGGGCGATCTGGGGGCCTTCGGCCCGCATCCCGACAGAGTGTTTCCCCTGCTTCGCGAGAACGGTGTCTTCTGCCTGCAAGGCAATTACGACGATTCAGTCGGGCACGGTCTCGACAACTGTCAATGCGGCTACATCGATCCTCGCGACAACCACTTCGCGCAAATCAGCTACGACTACACGTTGGCCAACACGTCGGACGAAAACCGTCGCTGGCTTTGCTCGCTGCCGCCGCAACATCGGTCCGATTTAGACGGACTCCGGCTGCTGATGTGTCACGGCAGCCCGCGCAAAGTGAACGAGTTTCTCTGGGAGTCGACCACGCCGACTCACTTTCTCGACAAACTGGCCGACGACCACGCGGCCGACGTCATCCTGGCAACGCACAGCGGCATCCGTTGGCAGCGAGCGTTGAGCGGTGGCAGGCGGTTCGTGAACGTCGGCGTGCTGGGCCGGCCGGAAAACGACGGCCGCACCAACGTCTGGTTCGCGATCGTCGGCCACGACCAAGACGGCGTCACGGTGGAGTATGTGCCGGTGGAATACGACCACCGCAGTCTGGCCCGTGAGATGGCGGAGGAAGGTTTGCCCGCCGAGTTCCAGGAAGCGGTATTGACCGGCTGGTGGACGACTTGCTTGGAGATTCTGCCCAGCAAGGAGCGGCGTCGAGGAAGGTATTAATCGCGCGTGGCGGAATTACTCTGCCCCAGCCACCCGCCCCACCAGACTTCTCACGAAGTCAGCTACGGGCACTGGCCGTCGCTAACTTCGCGATAATGGCCGGCGAGCGCTCGGGCTGCATGCTCCGCGCCGAATGCCTCTTCCATGCGGCGA is a genomic window of Pirellulales bacterium containing:
- a CDS encoding zinc ribbon domain-containing protein, which gives rise to MPLYEYQCDACGDEFELLVRSGDKPECPSCRSPRLAKRLSVPAAPVTSGTNLPMADAPFMGCGKPGCGPGGCGMGN
- a CDS encoding metallophosphoesterase family protein yields the protein MRIACFGGIYSNYLALEAAIRLAQRRGVDALYCLGDLGAFGPHPDRVFPLLRENGVFCLQGNYDDSVGHGLDNCQCGYIDPRDNHFAQISYDYTLANTSDENRRWLCSLPPQHRSDLDGLRLLMCHGSPRKVNEFLWESTTPTHFLDKLADDHAADVILATHSGIRWQRALSGGRRFVNVGVLGRPENDGRTNVWFAIVGHDQDGVTVEYVPVEYDHRSLAREMAEEGLPAEFQEAVLTGWWTTCLEILPSKERRRGRY